The DNA segment ACAGCTGctttatatagtatatatatCTAGCGATAGTTGTTTATATAGGGTGTATAAATTTTCAAACTGAACCCACTAGAACTTGATTTCAtaaaaacacttatattctcTAGCTAATTGAAATGGCATATGGTGATAATAGTTTCTTTTAATGTGGATtaggaatttgaattttaacaaCTATATATAAGCTTACCAATACAATAATGATAAATAAACACTTCAGGTTTATTCTAATGCACCGGATGGGAATGAACCATTGGCTTTGGACATGGAAAGAATGGGGAAGGGTCAGGTATGGATTAATGGAGAGAGCATAGGAAGATACTGGATGACTTATGGAAATGGTGGGTGCAATTCTTATGGATATCCTGAGTTGATTCCACTTTGCTAAAAAGTGCCAACTCATGGGAAgcaatgtttttttattattattttatcccCAATACTCTTTAACCTTTGATATTTTTAcgttattcttattatttattaagtaagttttttatttttgttttgtcctTTCCAACTTCTCTCCAAACAGATTAATACAAGCATTATTTTTTTGCTTGAGAATGTACAAAACAATGAAGCAGTATCTTTTATGTTGCTCTTAACACCCTTCTTTATTAGTGTGCTGTTAGCTTTTAAAAGTATCTGGATTTTGTTGTTGCATTACGTTGTTTGTCTATATCAATGAAGAGTAACTGAGGAATAGTTAtgttaattatttctattaaaaCTTTCTCTgagtaaatttgatttttgttaaaACTGAGAACAGGTGTATTAGTTTTCATTCCTAGGTGGATGAAGATGTTGTTGCATTGTGTTGTTTGTTTAACAATGAATTATGAGTAATTAATGAATTATGGTTTTCTTTGGAACTGCAATACTTTCCAAAGACTAAGAAGTATGTTCCTTTGTTTACTGTAGCCTGTAGGTGATGATTTGGAGAGTTGGCAAGAGGAATGGGTTGCGGTAGCAGATTCATGCCAGATTGACTGCAGCCGCAAAAAGGGTCAAGACTTGGAAGGTTTCATTTATTGTTGatatttctctttttaactGTTATCAATGCTTAAAGTATGTCTTGAGATAGTAATATTTAGAGCATAAGTGCTCAAATTCAATTTGGAACACTTTATGtggcattaaaaaaatatttgtatatgtCTTTTTAACATTAGTTATATTTGTTGTTTGAAAAGATGTGAGATTTGGAGCAAATGGTGATGGAATtggaaatgaaataaaaatggaTCAAAGATTGAGACATAGATTTCATGTTCAATTGCCAATGATCCTTGAATCAAGGGTTAAGGATGCACTTGGATTTAAAGATATATCAAAGTTTAAGATTAAAATATTTCTGTGTTTGTCATTTTTTATCATGAACAAATATCTAATCTATAGTTGTTTGTAAGACCAGTTTCTTATTGTTTTTTTCCAGCATTTTTTATCTGAAatatttctttctctttgctGCAAACTGCTACATCTTGATGTAAATGGATTTTTGTGAGTTTTGTGTTGAAATAATGTAAGTATGATATTGTGATCCTTCTCTATTGTTGATTTTTGGCCAATGCTTGATTTAGATTTGTTTTTACATTgtgctctctcttttttttcctatttatttgttttattttcactCTCAAAATCATCCCAAATAAAAAGGCAAACTATTTTGTGTAAGTTTCTGCAATTAAAAAGTTTCACtgctaaaaatttattttattttcactcTCACCTTTTTATGTCAGTTCAGTACATCATCTAAACCTATGTTAAAAAGTAATAATTTATTagctaacatatatatatatgctttgTGTTAGTCTCAATTGGtttattcctttttttaatattttcttgaattttttaaaaggcTATGCATTCAGCCATTCAATGCTTATTATTTGGAAAAATTCTTTTACTTTGTTTGAATTTGATAGATTTCAGGTAATTCTGTTCAGGAACATTATTCGAAAACTTCTTACCTACTGAATGTCCTATATACATTAATGTTGTTAAAGGACAATACATGGAAGAAATTGAATAATAGcgagaattaaaatatttgaaaaaagctTCATAGAATCTTAAATAAATCTCATCCCTCAATTGTGTACACTTGAATTCTCTGTAATCGGTTGAACTAAGTAAATGAGTTCTAATTAATTCACTGTACTAGACACTCTTTGAGACATTGGACAGATATTGTGTATAAGAGATATTGTATGATGAAATATAcgttgtttaaaaaattaggtAAACAATTTTATATTAGTTATATAGTAATGTAACTATCATAGTGAAAACTTATGTGCAAACTGCGAAAGattcaataatatatattaagcaTTTGCTTATGTGGTTACAATaacaattatttgtattaagtattttatattttttatgtataacaGTAATATagtgttataaattttatttaaatacacaTACATAATAggttttttatatataagtggaattcactaatataaaataatagtggactttaaaaaaatattatctgtGCTATCAAAACTAAAGAATGAAATAGTATTCTATCATATACAATGAGTTTTTatgcataaaatatttttttaagtaaaaataataaatattagtatCAATCAATATGTACTATTCTATTGtataaatgaattttaaatCAATACCTACTAACTAATTTTGATATTGGATTAATATTTGGCCTGCGCGTAGCGCGGGTTTTACACTAGTTAACATGTAATGGATTGAAACTTTGAAATTGTTGAAACAATATGACTTTGGACTAAAGAGAATAATAAGCCTCCATCACTTTAGACTTTTAACTCAATAAATATTTGTCATTATATATAAACCCATAATCACAGTTTGTTGAAGAAAGAAAGAGTCCACTTCTAAGTGGTGGTGGGATAATGGTGACATAGATTGTTGAAAAGAATAAGGGTGGATCCATCTTTCTTTGTTGCAGTAGCGAGTTGCTTGGATTCTTTCGACATGAGTGTGGTAGTGCTTGATTACCGAATAGTTTGAAAGACTGGAAAAATTAGATTCTAGTATTCTACATGTGGTGGGGGAAACTTGTCGTAATGATTAACatgaaaaaaatatgtttatttaCAATTTTACATTAAGATtatgatatatataataaaattttttaatttattagataaatattatttagtagATATTGACTACTTTATTCTGACTAGATATGTAAGTAACACATTTTAAATTTAGGCAAGAGCCTACTCTCAGCATAGGATGAATATCTGGCTAAGGATTGGCCACCAAGTCAagtacaacaacaacaacaacaaagccttgtcccactaagtggggtcggctacatgaatcaaacgacgccattgtgctctgtcatgtatcatgtctacagagagaccgtttacatgtagatctcattTGACCACCtctggatggtcttcttaggtcttcctctgcctttcgccccttgtccatcttccatctcatctaccctcctgactggatgttctatcggtcttcttctccNNNNNNNNNNNNNNNNNNNNNNNNNNNNNNNNNNNNNNNNNNNNNNNNNNNNNNNNNNNNNNNNNNNNNNNNNNNNNNNNNNNNNNNNNNNNNNNNNNNNNNNNNNNNNNNNNNNNNNNNNNNNNNNNNNNNNNNNNNNNNNNNNNNNNNNNNNNNNNNNNNNNNNNNNNNNNNNNNNNNNNNNNNNNNNNNNNNNNNNNNNNNNNNNNNNNNNNNNNNNNNNNNNNNNNNNNNNNNNNNNNNNNNNNNNNNNNNNNNNNNNNNNNNNNNNNNNNNNNNNNNNNNNNNNNNNNNNNNNNNNNNNNNNNNNNNNNNNNNNNNNNNNNNNNNNNNNNNNNNNNNNNNNNNNNNNNNNNNNNNNNNNNNNNNNNNNNNNNNNNNNNNNNNNNNNNNNNNNNNNNNNNNNNNNNNNNNNNNNNNNNNNNNNNNNNNNNNNNNNNNNNNNNNNNNNNNNNNNNNNNNNNNNNNNNNNNNNNNNNNNNNNNNNNNNNNNNNNNNNNNNNNNNNNNNNNNNNNNNNNNNNNNNNNNNNNNNNNNNNNNNNNNNNNNNNNNNNNNNNNNNNNNNNNNNNNNNNNNNNNNNNNNNNNNNNNNNNNNNNNNNNNNNNNNNNNNNNNNNNNNNNNNNNNNNNNNNNNNNNNNNNNNNNNNNNNNNNNattggttctctgttacttgtgtctcttttctcaacctctgttctatcaccctttcccataactttatagtatgactcataagcttaatccctctatagtttcCGCAGCTTTGTATATctcccttattcttgtagataggtaccaaggtgctctttctccactcatcaggcatcttctttgaccttaaaatctcattaaaaagcttggttaaccagttgatgccttttcctccaagacccttccaaacctcaatcgggatattatcaggtcctactgccctgccatttttcatctgctttagagcctcttttacctcgaagtctcgaatccttcgatagt comes from the Arachis duranensis cultivar V14167 chromosome 7, aradu.V14167.gnm2.J7QH, whole genome shotgun sequence genome and includes:
- the LOC107457639 gene encoding beta-galactosidase 3, coding for MLYYLARVYTTNTILKVYSNAPDGNEPLALDMERMGKGQPVGDDLESWQEEWVAVADSCQIDCSRKKGQDLEGFIYC